In [Phormidium] sp. ETS-05, the genomic window GACTGCTATCGGTAGCTGGGGGGCAATAGCGATGTTAGGCTTGGCCAACCCGGTCCTCGCTAGGGTAGGCCCCAGGGTGGCTGGGACTATTGGTGAGTGGGAAACTTTACCATTGCGAGCGACTTTTGAGGTCGCCCAGGATATGGGAAGTCTCTGTCGTCGTGTCAGGACACCGGAGGGGTTGATTGTGCGCGATCGGCCTGACCCGAATTCCCCCCAAATCGGCAGCCTGCCACCGAACGCCCAAGTCACCCTCAGCCCAGATTGGCGGGGTATTACTGGGCCGGACGGGCGCATCTGGGTAGAAATCAGCAGCCCCATGCGGGGATTCATTACCAACGGCTTCCCCACGGTAGCCAGTAACCTGGAACTATGCTCGGAACCTGTTACCCAACCCACCCCCACCCCCACCCCCACCCCCGCCCCTAACACCAACCTTTGCCGTCAAGTGGACCGGGTGGCAGCGCCCGAGGGTATAGCTGTGCGTGCTGATGCTTCTACCCGAGCCGATCGGGTGGGCGGCGTTGGCCCCGGCGAGCGCGTCACCCTCGTGCCAAATTATCGGGCAGTGCGGGATAAAAATGGTGAAGACCGCAACTGGGTAGAAATCACTTCGCCTGTGCGCGGGTTTGTCTCGGCGAGCAACCTCATCCAATGTCAGGGCTCGGCAGCGCAAGCCGCCCCCCAAACCGCCCCCCAAACCACCGCCCCCGCCAGCCCCACCACTACGGCTTCTAACGATAGTCTTTGCCGTATCGTTGACCCCCAAACGGCGCCTCGGGGTCTGCAAATTCGTGCTGACGCCTCCACCTTTTCTACCTACAGGGGGGGAGTACCGCCCGAAGGAAGAGTAACGCTCAAAGAAGGATACAATCTCATTCCTGATAAAGGCGGTGAGGCTCGCAATTGGGTAGAAATTACTTACCCCACGGCAGGTTTTATCTCTGCTAATGAGCTATTATTTTGTCGGTAAAATCTGTCTATTATTTTGTCGTTAACATCATAGCGCCATGCGCCATCAGGGTATTTTTGCCCCCATAATTCCTGGTGAAAATATGAAAAACGCGGTTGACCGCGTTTTTGTAGGGACACGGCATTGCCGTGTCCTAATGGCCGTTTCCTACGGCATTCACCTGTCCTAAATACAGCACTTTTTCAAATGATATTGGACTCTTCAAAAACCCCTCTCCCCCTGAGCTAAGTCGAAGGGCTGGGAGAGGGGTTTGGGGTAAGGGCTTTAGCTCGATAGAATGGCAAAACCCTGTAAACAGTGGAAGTTAATAAGATTCTACGGGTACTCGCATCACCCGAGCCAGTTCCGCTGCTACTTGCGGGCGGGTGAATTCTGGTGGGGGTAATTGACCACTGCGGAGCATTTCCCGCACCTTGGTTCCTGATAGGTGAATCCGCTGCTCTGGACTGCTGGGGCTGGTTTTGGTGGTGGCCATCCCTTGGGTGAGGGTGCAGTAGAAAGCGTGTTCAAATTTCATCGGTAAGATGCCCAATTCTTCGGGTTCAAATTCATCGAAAATGTATTGAGCATCGTAAGTGCCGTAGTAGTTACCGACGCCTGCGTGGTCCCGCCCGACGATAAAGTGGGTGCAGCCGTAGTTTTTCCGCAGCAAAGCGTGGAAAATGGCTTCCCTCGGTCCGGCGTAGCGCATGGCGGCGGGGTTGATGGCCAAAATCACCCGGTCTTTGGGATAGTAATGTTCTAGCAGGATTTCATAGCAGCGCATCCGCACATCGGCGGGGATGTCGTCTTCTTTGGTGGCGCCAACGAGGGGATGCAGGAATAGGGCATCTACGG contains:
- a CDS encoding SH3 domain-containing protein, which gives rise to MSKVSHRRWTAIGSWGAIAMLGLANPVLARVGPRVAGTIGEWETLPLRATFEVAQDMGSLCRRVRTPEGLIVRDRPDPNSPQIGSLPPNAQVTLSPDWRGITGPDGRIWVEISSPMRGFITNGFPTVASNLELCSEPVTQPTPTPTPTPAPNTNLCRQVDRVAAPEGIAVRADASTRADRVGGVGPGERVTLVPNYRAVRDKNGEDRNWVEITSPVRGFVSASNLIQCQGSAAQAAPQTAPQTTAPASPTTTASNDSLCRIVDPQTAPRGLQIRADASTFSTYRGGVPPEGRVTLKEGYNLIPDKGGEARNWVEITYPTAGFISANELLFCR